The genomic stretch TGCCGGCCGGGGAGCTGCAGCGGCAGGTCTGGCTCCTCTTCGAGTACCCGGAGAGCTCGGGGCCGGCGCGGGGCATCGCCATCGTCTCGGTGCTCGTCATCCTCATCTCCATCGTCATCTTCTGCCTGGAGACGCTGCCCGAGTTCCGCGACGACAAGGAGTATAACGGGCCCCCGCCGCCGCCGGGGGCCAACGGGACCAGCCCTGGCCCCTACGCTGGCGGAACCTTCACGGACCCCTTCTTCGTGGTGGAGACCCTCTGCATCATCTGGTTCTCCTTTGAGCTCCTCGTCAGGTTCTTCGCCTGCCCCAGCAAGGCCGCCTTCTCCAAAAACATCATGAACATCATTGACATTGTGGCCATCATCCCCTACTTCATCACCCTGGGCACGGAGCTGGCGGAGAGGCAGGGCAACGGGCAGCAGGCCATGTCGTTGGCCATCCTGCGGGTCATCCGGCTGGTGCGGGTCTTCCGCATCTTCAAGCTCTCCCGCCACTCCAAGGGCCTGCAGATCCTGGGGCAGACCCTCAAGGCCAGCATGCGGGAGCTGGGGCtgctcatcttcttcctcttcatcgGGGTCATCCTCTTCTCCAGCGCCGTCTACTTCGCCGAGGCCGACGACCCCTCGTCGGGCTTCAACAGCATCCCGGACGCCTTCTGGTGGGCGGTGGTCACCATGACCACCGTGGGCTACGGGGACATGCACCCGGTCACCATCGGGGGCAGATTGTGGGCTCCCTCTGCGCCATCGCCGGCGTCCTGACCATCGCGCTGCCGGTGCCCGTCATCGTCTCCAACTTCAACTACTTCTACCACCGGGAGACGGAGGGCGAGGAGCAAGCCCAGTACCTGCACGTGGGCAGCTGCCAGCAGCTCTCCTccacggaggagctgaggaaGACGCGCAGCTCCTCCACGCTCAGCAAGTCCGAGTACATGGTGATCGAGGAAGGGGGCCTGGCCGCGGGGCCCTTCAAGCCCTCCGCGTTCAGAACTGGCGGCAACTGCACCTCGGCCCCCGCCagcgccgccgccgccaccaccaccagcagcaccaACAACAATCACCCCAACTGCGTGAACATCACGAAGATCTTCACGGACGTCTGAGCGCCCGCGCCCGCCCCCGCGTCCGCACCTTTCTTTCGCCGCATTTTTTTCGGGCCAGCGCCCCTTGTAGGAGACCCTGCTGCCCCGGTTCGGTGGGCCGAGGCGGGCGCTTCCCGGGTGCCGGCTTGGGATTtgcgtttttttcttttttgccggCTCGCTTTCCATTCTCCCCAAGgctttttctgctgctgctgtttccccGAAGCACttgttggattaaaaaaaaaagccaaaaaagaaGGAAGCGCAGAGGAAAGCAGCTTGGAAGCTAAAACGACGCAGTTCCTACGAGTAAGGTCTTGAACTGTCTATTTTGAACCCTTAAGTCGTTTACCTCGTCTTTGATTTTTTCTATttcaatggtttacaaaattcaaacttttttttgtcTGATCAGAAAAAGCAGTGGATCCAGGTCTGGGACTTTAATTACTGCCCCGCGGAGGCTCAGGCACCCAGCGCCTCCCCGCCCCCCCTGCACACAGAAAGGGGAAAGTCCTTTAGtacagcctgggggggggggggggcagagacacCGGAGGCAGGTGAAAGCAGGCGAGTCCGGCCTGCCTGGGTGATGCAGTTGCCATGGCAACTGCCGTTTCCCGGGAAACCCAGAAAGGTTGTCATGGCATCCCTTGGCTGTTTCCATGGGAACCCTCCAGATGGGTCCAACCTCTGCCCAAGGGAGAAGCCGCCGGAGAGAAAGTGAATCCCAGAGAGGGTTACGCGCGCTGTGGGGGGAAGCGATCATCCTGACGTGCATTTTTATACATCTAGGGGAAGGAACAaacaaccccacccccacccaaatcAGAGTCAGGCACACCTGTAAAAATTAGCAACAGGACCCCAGCTTTTTAGACTGGCCTGCTGTATATAGAAGCCCAGGGAAGGGCGCTGAGCGCTCCCCGTGCAACCGGCGGATCTGCGCGCCCAGATGTTCAGCCTGATGCCTAATTCTGGAAACAATCTGTCAAGAGTCCTCCAGGAGCGTTTGAACGGAGGCGGATGGCGGCACCTGCCGGAAGGAAACTGGGAGAGAGTCTCCCCCCCACCTAACGCAATTCTTGACGGCAGCACTCGAGCAGGCTCTGTGGACTTGGGAAATGCTGGAGACTCCGAAGGAGCTGGGAGGAAACGCGCGCCAGAGGATGCCGCCCACCCTGGAGAGGAGGTGAGTCCTGGCCCTGCCACCCAGCTGGTTCTGGGAGTGCCCAGGCCgctccggttttcaggatatccacgtcCAACGTTCACGAGATGTCTTTGCAAGCTTCGCTTCCGTGGGCGCGCAAATGCATCTCCTGCAAAACttagtgtggatatcctgatggCCCGGCTTGCTTGCCCCCTGTCATGTAAAGTGCCAGATTTTCATTCTGACTAGCAAATTACGTTTTAAAAACCGTCAGCCGTGCGTCATCAAGAGGCAGAGCTTGTATCCGGCCAGGCAAGAGTCTCCAGGGCTGGGAACCTAGGTAGGAGAAAAGTCGTTTGCTGGTAAACTAGCAAGGAAATGCCGCTCCTAAACTGCTGGC from Rhinatrema bivittatum unplaced genomic scaffold, aRhiBiv1.1, whole genome shotgun sequence encodes the following:
- the LOC115082200 gene encoding LOW QUALITY PROTEIN: potassium voltage-gated channel subfamily A member 3-like (The sequence of the model RefSeq protein was modified relative to this genomic sequence to represent the inferred CDS: inserted 3 bases in 2 codons), which translates into the protein MGYFDPLRNEYFFDRNRPSFDAIXYYYQSGGRIRRPVNVPIDIFSEEIRFYQLGEEAMEKFREDEGFIREEERPLPAGELQRQVWLLFEYPESSGPARGIAIVSVLVILISIVIFCLETLPEFRDDKEYNGPPPPPGANGTSPGPYAGGTFTDPFFVVETLCIIWFSFELLVRFFACPSKAAFSKNIMNIIDIVAIIPYFITLGTELAERQGNGQQAMSLAILRVIRLVRVFRIFKLSRHSKGLQILGQTLKASMRELGLLIFFLFIGVILFSSAVYFAEADDPSSGFNSIPDAFWWAVVTMTTVGYGDMHPVTIGGXIVGSLCAIAGVLTIALPVPVIVSNFNYFYHRETEGEEQAQYLHVGSCQQLSSTEELRKTRSSSTLSKSEYMVIEEGGLAAGPFKPSAFRTGGNCTSAPASAAAATTTSSTNNNHPNCVNITKIFTDV